The Microbacter sp. GSS18 genome has a segment encoding these proteins:
- a CDS encoding TadE/TadG family type IV pilus assembly protein: protein MRAPCLRWTREIGDDRGSSPVEFVLVGLMLTVLTLGVLQLGLAIYVRNIVHDAAVEGAFHGALADTTPQEGAERTREIIARTVGAAYAADVSAQTAVDARGAFVVVIVRAPLPVAGLLGAPRAMEVTAHAPQESLD from the coding sequence GTGCGCGCGCCGTGCCTGCGGTGGACGCGCGAGATCGGTGACGACCGCGGGTCGAGCCCCGTCGAGTTCGTGCTGGTGGGGCTCATGCTGACCGTCCTCACGCTCGGAGTCCTGCAGCTCGGTCTCGCGATCTACGTCCGCAACATCGTGCACGATGCCGCGGTCGAGGGCGCGTTCCACGGCGCGCTCGCCGACACCACCCCACAGGAGGGCGCCGAGCGGACGCGGGAGATCATCGCGAGGACGGTCGGCGCCGCGTACGCCGCGGACGTGTCGGCGCAGACCGCGGTGGACGCTCGAGGCGCGTTCGTCGTGGTGATCGTGCGTGCGCCGCTGCCGGTGGCGGGACTGCTGGGGGCGCCCCGTGCGATGGAGGTGACGGCTCATGCGCCGCAAGAGTCGCTCGACTGA
- a CDS encoding type II secretion system F family protein: protein MNPVIDAWLASVVLGAALASGIVLVVSRVPRWGAPSLSRRIAPYIRDVTDPHGTGIDQAVGFGGVDVRATVRAVLTRAGGMLSGSHAVARRLRQAGSVLEPAQFRARQIGWGLAGFISGGLLTVLFALIGAVAPAVWVLPALGAAGGVFLCDMRLARAASERVNRIEEELPTVLEFLALCLSAGEGILDALRRVSAVGSGALTDELRGLVVDVGTGIPLPSALRRLAADLEVPALSRATEQLVSALERGAPLAQVLHSHAADAREGAKQALIERAGRKEIWMLLPLVFAILPLSVLFAIYPGIFMLRLGLG, encoded by the coding sequence ATGAATCCGGTGATCGACGCGTGGCTCGCGTCGGTGGTCCTGGGGGCGGCTCTGGCTTCGGGCATCGTGCTCGTCGTGTCGCGCGTGCCACGGTGGGGAGCGCCGTCGCTGTCCCGCCGGATCGCACCCTACATCCGGGACGTCACGGATCCGCACGGCACCGGCATCGACCAGGCCGTCGGGTTCGGCGGCGTCGACGTGCGCGCCACGGTGCGCGCCGTGCTGACGCGGGCCGGCGGGATGCTGTCGGGATCGCATGCCGTGGCGCGGCGCCTGCGACAGGCCGGAAGCGTTCTGGAGCCCGCGCAGTTCCGTGCCCGGCAGATCGGGTGGGGCCTTGCCGGATTCATCTCGGGCGGTCTCCTGACGGTCCTGTTCGCCCTCATCGGGGCGGTGGCTCCCGCGGTGTGGGTGCTGCCGGCCCTCGGCGCCGCAGGTGGCGTGTTCCTGTGCGACATGCGTCTCGCCCGGGCTGCGTCGGAGCGCGTGAACCGCATCGAAGAGGAGCTGCCCACGGTGCTGGAGTTCCTGGCACTGTGCCTGTCGGCCGGCGAGGGGATCCTCGACGCCCTGCGGCGCGTGAGCGCGGTCGGCTCCGGCGCGCTCACGGACGAGCTGCGCGGACTCGTCGTGGATGTCGGCACGGGCATTCCGCTGCCGAGCGCGCTCCGCCGGCTGGCCGCGGACCTCGAGGTCCCTGCACTCTCACGCGCGACCGAGCAGCTGGTGTCGGCGCTGGAGCGCGGAGCGCCGCTCGCTCAGGTGCTCCACAGCCATGCCGCCGACGCGCGGGAAGGCGCGAAGCAGGCGCTCATCGAGCGTGCCGGCCGCAAGGAGATCTGGATGCTCCTGCCTCTGGTCTTCGCGATTCTGCCGCTGAGCGTGCTGTTCGCGATCTACCCCGGGATCTTCATGCTCCGCCTCGGCCTCGGATGA
- a CDS encoding PLDc N-terminal domain-containing protein has translation MTDVDEQQPSPEEQAGTKTKKKQKSVAASILSIPFAILQFAYMFLAFWDLYNRPAEDVKGPKPVWIPVILMNWVGPTSYFMFGIRR, from the coding sequence ATGACCGACGTGGACGAGCAGCAGCCGAGCCCCGAAGAGCAGGCCGGGACGAAGACCAAGAAGAAGCAGAAGAGCGTCGCGGCGAGCATCCTGTCGATCCCGTTCGCGATCCTGCAGTTCGCCTACATGTTCCTGGCGTTCTGGGACCTCTACAACCGTCCCGCCGAGGACGTGAAGGGCCCGAAGCCGGTGTGGATCCCGGTGATCCTGATGAACTGGGTGGGTCCGACCAGCTACTTCATGTTCGGCATCCGCCGCTGA
- a CDS encoding M28 family peptidase, with product MNDRSRVRIRAGAFAATAAVCASFALAAPAQAAVAIDTEELRDAVTLDGVRAHQAAFQAIADANGGTRQAGTPGHADSVEYVQTVLEDAGYATTIQPFTYDRETLVSSVFEQLSPAPTSYALFDEYYPMESNAAVVDASLAGVDLALGDPTLSTSGCEAEDFDGFPSGDIALIQRGACSFEQKTINAMDAGASGVIIFNQGDAPTEDRSGMFYGTLGDTFAGIPVVSTTFDIGASLAAATTTVRLGVEMTIDPVETMNLLADSPTGRADRTVVVGGHLDSVGEGPGINDNGSGTAAILETAVQMADMDLENRVRFAFWSGEEDGLLGSSYYVANLSKSELKQIALNLNFDMVGSPNAVNFVYDGDGSAFGFTGPNGSNVIEDVFLDYFDEQGVPTEATAFDGRSDYLGFIDAGIPAGGLFTGAEGIKSEEQAALFGGVAGEQYDPCYHLACDTYDNNSDDTLDLMSDAIAHATLTFAETTSAVNGTGKGKANGHDKLDAEFRGSSAVR from the coding sequence GTGAACGACCGATCCAGAGTCCGAATCCGAGCAGGTGCATTCGCGGCCACCGCCGCGGTGTGCGCCTCGTTCGCCCTGGCCGCGCCTGCGCAGGCCGCTGTCGCGATCGACACCGAGGAGCTGCGCGACGCCGTCACGCTCGACGGCGTCCGCGCGCACCAGGCGGCATTCCAGGCGATCGCCGACGCCAACGGCGGCACCCGCCAGGCGGGGACCCCGGGCCACGCCGACTCGGTCGAGTACGTTCAGACGGTGCTGGAGGATGCCGGCTACGCGACGACGATCCAGCCGTTCACGTACGATCGCGAGACCCTCGTCAGCTCCGTCTTCGAGCAGCTCAGCCCGGCGCCGACGTCCTACGCCCTCTTCGACGAGTACTACCCGATGGAGAGCAACGCCGCCGTCGTCGATGCCTCGCTCGCGGGCGTCGACCTCGCTCTCGGCGACCCGACCCTCTCCACCAGCGGATGCGAGGCGGAGGACTTCGACGGGTTTCCCTCCGGCGACATCGCTCTGATCCAGCGCGGCGCCTGCTCCTTCGAACAGAAGACGATCAATGCGATGGATGCCGGTGCGAGCGGTGTCATCATCTTCAACCAGGGCGATGCCCCCACGGAGGACCGCTCCGGCATGTTCTACGGCACACTCGGAGACACGTTCGCGGGCATCCCCGTGGTGAGCACGACCTTCGACATCGGCGCCTCGCTCGCGGCCGCCACCACCACGGTGCGCCTGGGCGTCGAGATGACCATCGACCCGGTCGAGACGATGAACCTGCTCGCCGATTCGCCCACCGGCCGTGCCGACCGCACGGTGGTCGTGGGCGGTCACCTCGACTCGGTCGGCGAGGGCCCCGGCATCAACGACAACGGCTCGGGCACCGCGGCCATTCTCGAGACCGCGGTTCAGATGGCGGACATGGACCTCGAGAACCGCGTGCGCTTCGCGTTCTGGAGCGGCGAGGAGGACGGCCTGCTCGGCTCGTCGTACTACGTGGCGAACCTGTCGAAGTCCGAGCTCAAGCAGATCGCCCTGAACCTCAACTTCGACATGGTGGGCTCGCCGAACGCGGTGAACTTCGTCTACGACGGCGACGGCAGCGCGTTCGGGTTCACGGGCCCGAACGGCTCGAACGTGATCGAGGACGTCTTCCTGGACTACTTCGACGAGCAGGGCGTTCCGACCGAGGCGACGGCTTTCGACGGCCGCAGCGACTACCTCGGCTTCATCGACGCCGGAATTCCCGCCGGCGGGCTGTTCACCGGAGCCGAGGGCATCAAGTCCGAGGAGCAGGCGGCGCTGTTCGGCGGTGTCGCGGGGGAGCAGTACGACCCGTGCTACCACCTGGCGTGCGACACGTACGACAACAACAGCGACGACACGCTCGACCTCATGTCTGACGCCATCGCCCACGCGACCCTGACGTTCGCCGAGACGACCTCGGCCGTCAACGGCACCGGCAAGGGCAAGGCGAACGGCCACGACAAGCTCGACGCCGAGTTCCGCGGCAGCAGCGCGGTGCGCTGA
- a CDS encoding pilus assembly protein TadG-related protein encodes MILTIGYAMLALAVILVCVDATSLYLAQRRLDAIADAAALAAADAFTLTVENGAPVARLEADDVKVHAGALVQAADPSASLVRASTPDGVSARVTVAGVWRPPILTIVVPDGVALEATATSRTALR; translated from the coding sequence ATGATCCTCACGATCGGCTATGCGATGCTCGCGCTCGCCGTGATCCTGGTCTGCGTCGATGCGACGAGCCTGTATCTGGCGCAGCGCCGTCTGGATGCGATTGCGGATGCGGCGGCGCTCGCCGCAGCGGATGCCTTCACGCTGACGGTCGAGAACGGCGCACCGGTGGCGCGTCTCGAGGCCGACGACGTCAAGGTGCACGCGGGCGCTCTGGTGCAAGCGGCGGATCCGTCGGCGTCGCTGGTGCGCGCGAGCACGCCGGACGGCGTGTCCGCACGCGTGACGGTGGCGGGGGTGTGGCGTCCGCCGATCCTGACCATCGTCGTCCCGGACGGCGTCGCGCTCGAGGCCACGGCGACGAGCCGCACAGCACTGCGGTGA
- a CDS encoding VTT domain-containing protein, whose translation MQPIALIPWLDPETIIAAAGPWALVVVCFIVFAETGLLVGFLLPGDTLLIIAGLLSHAQPFAPQGVFGINVWWVALLIGVSAFLGGEVGYLIGHKGGPAVFERKESGLFSRRNVERTNAFFERYGGLTIILARFVPIVRTFAPVAAGVGHMHKGKYTLYNLIGAVLWGFGLTMFGYLIGFIPPVAWFVREYIDLILLVAVGGTAVFVAWHYFAEKRKIAQEQSAGHEPEPDAPPASPGRVFEDAPESGRGGDDEMG comes from the coding sequence TTGCAGCCCATAGCGCTCATCCCCTGGCTCGACCCCGAGACGATCATCGCGGCCGCCGGACCCTGGGCGCTGGTGGTCGTGTGCTTCATCGTGTTCGCGGAGACCGGCCTGCTCGTCGGCTTCCTCCTCCCCGGCGACACCCTGCTCATCATCGCCGGACTCCTCTCGCACGCGCAGCCGTTCGCCCCCCAGGGGGTGTTCGGCATCAACGTGTGGTGGGTGGCGCTGCTCATCGGGGTGTCGGCGTTCCTCGGAGGCGAGGTCGGCTACCTCATCGGGCACAAGGGCGGGCCGGCGGTGTTCGAGCGCAAGGAGTCGGGCCTGTTCAGCCGGCGCAACGTCGAGCGCACGAACGCGTTCTTCGAGCGGTACGGCGGGCTGACGATCATCCTGGCGCGGTTCGTACCCATCGTGCGCACCTTCGCCCCCGTCGCCGCGGGCGTCGGGCACATGCACAAGGGCAAGTACACGCTCTACAACCTCATCGGCGCGGTGCTGTGGGGCTTCGGCCTGACGATGTTCGGCTACCTCATCGGGTTCATCCCGCCCGTGGCCTGGTTCGTGCGTGAGTACATCGACCTCATCCTGCTGGTCGCGGTCGGCGGCACGGCCGTGTTCGTCGCGTGGCACTACTTCGCCGAGAAGCGCAAGATCGCGCAGGAGCAGAGCGCCGGACACGAGCCGGAGCCCGACGCGCCCCCCGCCTCGCCGGGTCGGGTGTTCGAGGACGCCCCCGAGTCCGGTCGCGGCGGCGACGACGAGATGGGCTGA
- a CDS encoding response regulator transcription factor, whose translation METDDLYVLLVAGDHIRNDYLDLLRRLELPISAWADCSDAVRNMPPSPPVVAVLEVEHGGCSLLRDLRDHYSQEVPVVLVSANRTMPADVVAGLLLGADDYAAETMDSEEFLARVRRLMDRVHTTEVATPDLLRLASLTAREREILALTSEGLTQKQVASALGISIKTVGAHIQSLLQKLGVHSRVEAVALAVRAGEVGGVEPEKATHREPSRVSRPMPSRPAGASGGDGVPARRPAPRTTSR comes from the coding sequence GTGGAGACCGATGACCTTTATGTCCTGCTGGTCGCCGGAGACCACATCAGGAACGACTACCTAGACCTGCTGCGCCGTCTGGAGTTGCCGATCTCGGCGTGGGCGGACTGCAGCGATGCCGTGCGGAACATGCCTCCCTCTCCCCCGGTGGTCGCGGTGCTCGAGGTGGAGCACGGCGGATGCAGCCTGCTGCGCGACCTGCGCGACCACTACAGCCAGGAGGTGCCGGTCGTGCTCGTCTCGGCGAATCGCACGATGCCCGCCGACGTCGTCGCCGGACTGCTGCTCGGTGCCGACGACTACGCCGCCGAGACGATGGATTCCGAGGAGTTCCTGGCACGTGTCCGGCGGCTGATGGACCGCGTCCACACGACGGAGGTCGCGACGCCCGATCTGCTGCGCCTTGCGTCGCTGACCGCGCGGGAGCGGGAGATCCTCGCCCTCACCTCGGAAGGACTCACTCAGAAGCAGGTCGCCTCGGCTCTCGGCATCAGCATCAAGACCGTCGGCGCACACATCCAGTCGCTGCTGCAGAAGCTGGGCGTCCACTCGCGCGTCGAGGCGGTCGCCCTCGCCGTGCGCGCGGGCGAGGTCGGTGGCGTCGAGCCCGAGAAGGCGACGCATCGGGAGCCGTCACGCGTGTCGCGGCCCATGCCGTCGCGCCCGGCCGGCGCGTCAGGCGGTGACGGAGTGCCGGCTCGTCGACCGGCACCCCGGACGACTAGTCGGTGA
- a CDS encoding type II secretion system F family protein: MTLVWGAVLGAGLLLAVSPWLWPRRAPGERPVRNRALATMLAEAGLAGAQPNSLLMSAIGAGAVAALAAWLVIGIPVLVVIAAVSAATSPFVWLRARASRLRRTRRTLWPDVCDLLIGSVRAGMSLPDAVAALADSAPDSLRPAFRAFRSDLAASGHFDSAVRMLKQRLADPTADRIIETLRMARQVGGTELTTVLRALSDSVRADAVLRGDVESRQSWTRAAAVLGVSAPWVILILLSLRPEGARAYASPEGIVLVLSGAVVSVVAYRLMLRMGRLPEPRRCFG, encoded by the coding sequence ATGACGCTGGTCTGGGGAGCTGTGCTGGGCGCCGGGCTGCTGCTCGCCGTCTCACCGTGGCTATGGCCCCGACGGGCGCCGGGGGAGCGGCCTGTCCGGAACAGAGCGCTCGCGACGATGCTCGCCGAGGCCGGCCTGGCAGGCGCGCAGCCGAACTCCCTGCTGATGTCGGCGATCGGCGCGGGCGCCGTGGCAGCCCTCGCCGCGTGGCTCGTGATCGGGATCCCGGTTCTCGTCGTCATCGCGGCCGTGTCTGCGGCGACATCGCCGTTCGTCTGGCTGCGTGCCCGGGCCTCTCGTCTGCGGCGCACGAGACGCACGCTGTGGCCGGATGTCTGCGACCTCCTGATCGGCTCTGTTCGAGCGGGAATGTCATTGCCCGATGCCGTCGCGGCGCTCGCCGACTCAGCGCCGGACTCGCTGCGCCCGGCCTTCCGCGCCTTCCGCAGCGATCTCGCAGCCTCCGGGCACTTCGACTCCGCCGTCCGCATGCTCAAGCAGCGCCTGGCCGATCCGACCGCCGACCGCATCATCGAGACACTGCGGATGGCCCGCCAGGTGGGCGGCACCGAACTCACCACGGTGCTGCGTGCCCTGTCGGATTCGGTGCGCGCCGATGCCGTCCTGCGGGGCGACGTGGAATCGCGGCAGTCCTGGACGCGAGCGGCGGCGGTGCTCGGAGTGAGTGCGCCCTGGGTGATCCTCATCCTGCTGTCGCTGCGACCCGAAGGAGCGCGCGCCTACGCGAGCCCCGAAGGCATCGTCCTTGTGCTGAGCGGTGCGGTCGTGTCGGTGGTCGCCTACCGGCTGATGCTGCGCATGGGGCGGCTTCCCGAGCCGCGGAGGTGCTTCGGATGA
- a CDS encoding MFS transporter encodes MSDRADSVGARDVLLRFGPMVYLPTLLFALGEGAVIPLIPVIAAQLGADVATAALAASALVVGQLSGNIPAGWAVARIGERRTMAAAGTISLAGVAGMVFAPVLGLFALSVFLIGFCAAAFGLARHSFMTTRVPLAFRARALSLLGGSFRLGMFVGPFVAAALLAVFSDERAAIWFFGVCLAATVLLVLLGPDPEEEFAPAVTRVSPAETVAEQVADDSGEAVTGSIAVPRRAGVFPTMWRNRSVLARLGLAASSLSAVRSARQVVLPLWGVSIGLDAQTIALVVGVSGAIDFALFYASGQVMDRFGRLWAALPAMLLMGTGFIALAFTHDLPDAAMWFALFAAVLGVGNGLSSGILLTLGADVAPKDDPAPFLGSWRTLTDAGGAASPLLVSAIAAVSSLSIATGAVGAVGLLGAMAFLRFVPRFVPRSRP; translated from the coding sequence GTGTCAGACCGCGCAGATTCCGTCGGAGCACGGGATGTCCTGTTGCGGTTCGGCCCGATGGTCTATCTGCCGACGCTGCTGTTCGCGCTCGGCGAGGGCGCGGTCATCCCCCTCATCCCCGTCATCGCTGCGCAGCTCGGAGCGGATGTGGCGACAGCGGCGCTGGCGGCATCTGCTCTGGTCGTCGGACAGCTCTCGGGCAACATCCCGGCGGGATGGGCGGTCGCGCGCATCGGCGAGCGCCGCACGATGGCCGCCGCCGGCACCATCTCGCTCGCCGGCGTGGCGGGCATGGTGTTCGCTCCGGTGCTGGGTCTGTTCGCCCTGTCGGTGTTCCTCATCGGGTTCTGCGCTGCCGCGTTCGGGCTCGCGCGGCATTCGTTCATGACGACGCGCGTTCCACTGGCGTTCCGCGCGCGAGCGCTGTCGCTGCTGGGCGGCTCATTCCGACTCGGCATGTTCGTCGGCCCGTTCGTGGCGGCGGCTCTGCTGGCCGTCTTCAGCGATGAGCGCGCGGCCATCTGGTTCTTCGGCGTGTGCCTGGCGGCGACCGTACTGCTGGTGCTGCTGGGGCCCGACCCCGAGGAGGAGTTCGCGCCCGCCGTCACGCGCGTCTCCCCCGCCGAGACGGTCGCCGAGCAGGTGGCCGACGACTCCGGCGAGGCCGTCACCGGGTCGATCGCGGTACCCAGGCGCGCCGGGGTCTTCCCCACGATGTGGCGCAACCGGTCAGTGCTGGCACGGCTCGGGCTCGCGGCGTCGTCGCTGTCGGCGGTTCGTTCGGCTCGGCAGGTCGTGCTGCCGCTGTGGGGTGTGTCGATCGGGCTGGACGCGCAGACCATCGCCCTCGTGGTCGGGGTCTCGGGAGCCATCGACTTCGCGCTGTTCTACGCCAGCGGGCAGGTCATGGACCGGTTCGGCAGGCTGTGGGCGGCGCTGCCGGCGATGCTGCTGATGGGCACGGGATTCATCGCGCTGGCGTTCACGCACGATCTGCCGGACGCCGCGATGTGGTTCGCGCTGTTCGCGGCGGTGCTCGGCGTCGGCAACGGGCTCTCGAGCGGCATCCTGCTCACCCTCGGCGCCGACGTCGCCCCCAAGGACGACCCGGCGCCGTTCCTCGGCTCGTGGCGGACGCTCACGGATGCGGGCGGCGCGGCGTCCCCGCTGCTGGTGTCGGCGATCGCCGCCGTGTCGTCGCTGTCGATCGCGACCGGCGCGGTCGGCGCGGTGGGACTGCTCGGTGCGATGGCCTTCCTGCGCTTCGTGCCGCGGTTCGTGCCGCGGAGCCGACCGTGA
- the prfB gene encoding peptide chain release factor 2: protein MLELDLSADIQALRSTYADIQAVVDVDALTAEIARLSDEAAAPDLWDDVEKAQKVTSALSHRQAELKRVSDVGQRLDDLEVLVELAQEMDDEDSAEEARHELAELEDVIGQLEVQTLLDGEYDERSAVVTIRSGAGGDDATDFAEMLMRMYLRWAERHKYPVKVMDTSYAEGAGIKSATFQVDAPYAYGTLSVEAGTHRLARISPFGSADKRQTSFAAVEVIPVMEEAVEVDIPEGDIRVDVFRSSGPGGQSVNTTDSAVRITHLPTGIVVSMQNEKSQIQNRAAAMRVLQTRLLLLKKEEEAAKKKELAGVITASWGDQMRSYFLYGQQLVKDLRTGYEVGNPATVFDGDLDGLISAGIRWRKRKDDDD from the coding sequence ATGCTCGAGCTCGATCTCTCCGCCGATATCCAGGCCCTCCGCTCCACCTACGCCGACATCCAGGCGGTGGTGGACGTCGACGCGCTCACCGCTGAGATCGCCCGGCTGAGCGACGAGGCCGCCGCCCCCGACCTCTGGGACGACGTCGAGAAGGCGCAGAAGGTCACCAGCGCCCTCAGCCACCGTCAGGCGGAGCTCAAGCGCGTCTCCGACGTCGGCCAGCGCCTCGACGACCTCGAGGTCCTCGTCGAGCTCGCGCAGGAGATGGACGACGAGGACTCCGCCGAAGAGGCCCGCCACGAGCTCGCCGAGCTCGAGGACGTCATCGGCCAACTCGAGGTGCAGACGCTGCTGGACGGCGAGTACGACGAGCGCTCCGCGGTCGTGACGATCCGCTCGGGTGCGGGCGGCGACGACGCCACCGACTTCGCCGAGATGCTGATGCGCATGTACCTGCGCTGGGCCGAGCGCCACAAGTACCCGGTCAAGGTCATGGACACCTCCTACGCCGAGGGCGCGGGCATCAAGTCCGCGACGTTCCAGGTCGACGCCCCGTACGCCTACGGCACGCTGTCGGTCGAAGCCGGCACCCACCGCCTCGCCCGCATCAGCCCGTTCGGGTCCGCCGACAAGCGGCAGACGAGCTTCGCCGCCGTCGAGGTCATCCCGGTGATGGAAGAGGCCGTCGAGGTCGACATCCCCGAGGGCGACATCCGCGTGGACGTGTTCCGCTCGTCGGGGCCCGGCGGTCAGTCGGTCAACACGACGGACTCCGCCGTGCGCATCACGCACCTCCCGACCGGCATCGTGGTCTCGATGCAGAACGAGAAGTCGCAGATCCAGAACCGCGCCGCAGCCATGCGCGTGCTCCAGACCCGCCTCCTGCTGCTGAAGAAGGAAGAAGAGGCCGCGAAGAAGAAGGAGCTCGCCGGCGTCATCACCGCCAGCTGGGGTGACCAGATGCGCTCGTACTTCCTCTACGGCCAGCAGTTGGTCAAGGACCTCCGCACCGGCTACGAGGTCGGCAACCCCGCCACGGTTTTCGACGGCGATCTCGACGGTCTCATCTCGGCCGGCATCCGCTGGCGCAAGCGCAAGGACGACGACGACTGA
- the trxA gene encoding thioredoxin, whose translation MSTREITMENITQTIEDSDIVLLDFWAAWCGPCRMFAPVFEKASEEHPDIVFGKVDTEAEQQLAGGFRITSIPTLMAFREGILVFAQPGALAAPQLQQVIDAVKGLDMNEVRAQVEAAKAEQAQTEAAQA comes from the coding sequence ATGAGCACACGTGAGATCACCATGGAGAACATCACGCAGACCATCGAGGACAGCGACATCGTCCTCCTCGACTTCTGGGCTGCGTGGTGCGGTCCGTGCCGCATGTTCGCTCCCGTCTTCGAGAAGGCGTCCGAGGAGCACCCCGACATCGTCTTCGGCAAGGTCGACACCGAGGCCGAGCAGCAGCTGGCCGGCGGCTTCCGCATCACCAGCATCCCGACCCTCATGGCCTTCCGCGAGGGCATCCTCGTCTTCGCGCAGCCCGGCGCCCTCGCGGCCCCGCAGCTGCAGCAGGTCATCGACGCCGTGAAGGGCCTCGACATGAACGAGGTTCGCGCGCAGGTCGAGGCCGCCAAGGCCGAGCAGGCGCAGACCGAGGCCGCACAGGCGTGA
- a CDS encoding DUF2892 domain-containing protein produces the protein MTAPRSRRRWLRVCAVTPGERVVRAVLAVFMVALAFSFGDNLIIAVPAGAVAAYFVVVAITGWCPSMPTFTREPEPEQNSLGIPEARQHIDA, from the coding sequence GTGACCGCGCCGCGCTCTCGCCGACGGTGGCTCCGCGTGTGCGCGGTGACACCCGGCGAGCGCGTCGTGCGCGCAGTGCTGGCGGTCTTCATGGTCGCCCTCGCGTTCAGCTTCGGCGACAACCTGATCATCGCCGTTCCGGCGGGCGCGGTGGCGGCCTACTTCGTCGTCGTGGCGATCACCGGATGGTGCCCGTCGATGCCGACGTTCACGCGCGAGCCCGAACCCGAGCAGAACTCGCTCGGCATCCCCGAGGCGCGTCAGCACATCGACGCGTAG
- a CDS encoding ATPase, T2SS/T4P/T4SS family has translation MSLAAVPAAADPVRAIVERVRDRLRAERADPTSDPELAAHMARSEVRRHNDFALARGAATIDDEAACIREVLAALGGYGPLQVYLDDPSVEELWINAPDRIFVARDGIPERVPLSLTESAVRDLVERMLHATGRRVDMSQPFVDASLPDGSRLHVVIPDITRRHWAVNVRKFLPAYRDLDRLVEAGSLTPAVAQLLANAMADGRSILVSGATHAGKTTLLAALIASCPPEQRIVTVEETFELAVRAPDLVALQGRQPSLEGTGEVTLRRLVKEALRMRPDRLVVGEVRDAEALDLLLALNTGVPGAATVHANSAREALGKLAALPLLAGRNIDAGFVLPAVAASVDLVVHCERRGDGRRRVAEIVEPQGVVDSAVTARTLYRAEAA, from the coding sequence GTGAGCCTCGCCGCCGTTCCCGCCGCCGCCGATCCGGTGCGCGCGATCGTCGAGCGCGTGCGCGATCGTCTGCGCGCCGAGCGTGCCGATCCGACGAGTGATCCGGAACTGGCGGCGCACATGGCGCGCAGCGAGGTTCGGCGGCACAACGACTTCGCCCTGGCACGCGGAGCCGCGACCATCGACGACGAGGCCGCCTGCATCCGCGAGGTGCTCGCCGCGCTCGGCGGCTACGGGCCGCTCCAGGTGTATCTGGACGACCCGAGTGTCGAAGAGCTGTGGATCAACGCCCCGGACCGCATCTTCGTCGCGCGAGACGGGATCCCCGAGCGCGTTCCGCTGTCGCTGACCGAGTCTGCGGTCCGGGACCTGGTGGAGCGGATGCTGCACGCCACCGGCCGCCGCGTCGACATGAGCCAGCCGTTCGTCGACGCCTCGCTGCCGGACGGGAGCCGCCTGCACGTGGTGATCCCCGACATCACGCGCCGCCACTGGGCCGTGAACGTCCGCAAGTTCCTGCCCGCGTACCGGGACCTCGACAGGCTCGTCGAGGCGGGCTCGCTGACGCCCGCGGTCGCGCAGCTGCTCGCGAACGCGATGGCGGACGGGCGCAGCATCCTGGTCTCAGGAGCCACTCACGCGGGCAAGACCACACTGCTCGCCGCCTTGATCGCCTCATGCCCGCCCGAGCAGCGGATCGTCACGGTCGAGGAGACGTTCGAGCTCGCCGTGCGCGCACCCGATCTGGTGGCTCTGCAGGGGCGCCAGCCGAGCTTGGAGGGGACGGGGGAGGTGACGCTGCGCCGACTCGTCAAGGAGGCGCTGCGCATGCGACCCGATCGCCTCGTCGTCGGCGAAGTGCGCGATGCCGAGGCCCTGGACCTCCTCCTCGCCCTCAACACCGGGGTGCCCGGCGCTGCCACCGTCCACGCCAACTCGGCGCGCGAGGCGCTCGGGAAGCTCGCGGCGCTGCCGCTCCTGGCGGGCCGCAACATCGACGCCGGCTTCGTGCTGCCCGCGGTCGCGGCGTCCGTGGACCTCGTCGTCCACTGCGAGCGCCGTGGAGACGGTAGGAGGCGCGTCGCTGAGATCGTCGAGCCTCAGGGGGTCGTGGACTCCGCCGTGACTGCACGCACGCTGTACCGCGCGGAGGCGGCATGA
- a CDS encoding rhodanese-like domain-containing protein: MRFRRAVTFTVALAAAAAALTACSSSPSIEVTDETVVIDVRTPGEYASGHLEGAVNVNLQSPTFQEDILEYSLDGEYVVYCQSGNRSSQAVSYMDQAGFEDVTDAGGVSNASKATGLDIVTD; the protein is encoded by the coding sequence ATGCGCTTTCGTCGCGCCGTGACGTTCACCGTCGCGCTCGCCGCCGCTGCGGCCGCTCTGACCGCCTGTTCCAGCTCGCCCTCGATCGAGGTGACGGACGAGACCGTCGTGATCGACGTCCGCACGCCGGGCGAGTACGCCTCGGGTCACCTCGAGGGCGCCGTCAACGTCAACCTGCAGTCGCCGACGTTCCAGGAGGACATCCTGGAGTACTCGCTCGACGGCGAGTACGTCGTCTACTGCCAGTCGGGCAACCGCTCGTCGCAGGCGGTGTCCTACATGGACCAGGCCGGGTTCGAAGACGTGACGGATGCCGGTGGCGTCTCGAACGCGTCCAAGGCGACCGGTCTCGACATCGTCACCGACTAG